The following proteins come from a genomic window of Mycolicibacterium rufum:
- a CDS encoding phospholipase D-like domain-containing protein — protein MTRSLIILPDDSAQPVLDAIHGATTSLRVKMFAFSHQPLLDAIVAAHQRGVLVKVMLNPVRRDGETDNDGARDLLQQCGIQVTESSPSFDLTHEKSMVIDDEYAFVESLNWTDENFTATRDYAVVTPTAHEVLEIIECFEADWAREDFDPGDSARLIWCPTNGRARIAEFIDRAEETLFVQNERYQDPVIIERLVRAARRGVKVHVMARAPHHLKADKLLEGVSGLRILDDVGIKIHRLKHLKLHAKMILADHERAVVGSINLSPGSFDHRRELAIEADDKKLLKRLNEVAHHDWKHSAPLDLSDEALLADLAGRNQREVDQLALHRRED, from the coding sequence GTGACGCGATCACTGATCATCCTGCCCGACGATTCGGCGCAGCCCGTGCTCGACGCGATCCACGGGGCGACGACGTCGCTGCGCGTCAAGATGTTCGCCTTCAGTCACCAGCCGCTCCTCGACGCGATCGTCGCGGCCCATCAACGCGGCGTGCTGGTCAAGGTGATGCTCAACCCGGTGCGGCGCGACGGCGAGACCGACAACGACGGTGCGCGGGACCTGTTGCAGCAGTGCGGTATCCAGGTCACCGAGAGCAGCCCGTCCTTCGATCTCACGCACGAGAAGTCGATGGTGATCGACGACGAGTACGCGTTCGTCGAATCGCTCAACTGGACCGACGAGAACTTCACAGCGACCCGCGACTACGCGGTGGTGACGCCGACGGCGCACGAGGTGCTCGAGATCATCGAGTGCTTCGAAGCCGACTGGGCGCGTGAGGATTTTGATCCGGGAGATTCAGCGCGGCTGATCTGGTGCCCGACGAACGGGCGCGCCCGGATCGCCGAGTTCATCGATCGCGCCGAGGAGACGCTGTTCGTGCAGAACGAGCGCTACCAGGATCCGGTGATCATCGAGCGGCTGGTGCGGGCGGCGCGCCGCGGAGTCAAGGTGCACGTGATGGCGCGCGCACCCCATCATCTCAAGGCGGACAAGCTGCTCGAGGGGGTCAGCGGACTGCGCATCCTCGATGACGTCGGCATCAAGATCCATCGGCTCAAGCACCTCAAACTGCACGCCAAGATGATCCTGGCCGATCACGAGCGGGCCGTCGTCGGCTCGATCAACCTGTCGCCGGGCAGCTTCGACCACCGCCGGGAACTGGCCATCGAAGCCGACGACAAAAAGCTGCTCAAGCGGCTCAACGAGGTTGCGCATCATGACTGGAAGCACTCGGCCCCACTGGATCTCAGCGACGAAGCGCTGCTGGCGGACCTTGCGGGACGCAATCAGCGCGAGGTCGATCAGCTCGCGTTGCACAGACGCGAGGACTGA
- a CDS encoding ABC transporter ATP-binding protein, with protein MRLILDLLRPYRWLVAGIFAVLCVQIAMGLAAPWPLKVVLDSVVGDHPLPAWLHGMLQPILGGESRMHIAGLAAIMVIVIAVIAAIATYVANYLTETVGQKVGNDLRTRAYHHLQQLSLSYFDTHRVGPILSTLTDDVDTIQDFASASTLGIATDLLTILGMLGLMLWLQWDFTLVALAVAPLLLLFVSRIRKAVKAATHEVRRRESDIVAVAEEGLQSIRVVKAFDREALQEKQLAAAGQEAVDAALNARRVKSVVSPIVAVVVAACTALVLWRGSALILAGAMTAGTLTVFISYLASFFKPVQDLAKLTNTIAMAAVGVERVAALLDAETSIVEKPDAVDAARIKGAVRFDKVAFSYDGEKPVLRDVTFDVAPGQLVGIVGHTGSGKSSLVSLIPRFYDPSMGSVQIDGVDLRDYKLHELRQQVGYVLQDTVLFRGTVRDNIAFGRPDASHEEIVEAAKLANAHDFISDMPQGYDSAVGERGMTLSGGQRQRIGIARALIRNSPILILDEPTAALDAQSEHLVMTALQRLMSDRTVITIAHRLSTIRDADKIVVLEEGRVVEEGTHDELLERNGRYAELHRIQYEDQTP; from the coding sequence GTGAGACTGATCCTTGATCTGCTCCGCCCCTACCGGTGGCTGGTGGCCGGGATCTTCGCGGTGCTGTGCGTCCAGATCGCCATGGGCCTCGCCGCGCCGTGGCCGTTGAAGGTGGTGCTCGACAGCGTCGTGGGTGACCACCCGCTGCCGGCGTGGCTGCACGGGATGCTGCAGCCCATCCTGGGGGGCGAGAGCCGCATGCACATCGCGGGCCTCGCCGCGATCATGGTGATCGTCATCGCGGTCATCGCGGCGATCGCCACCTACGTCGCCAACTACCTCACCGAGACGGTCGGCCAGAAGGTCGGCAACGATTTGCGCACCCGCGCCTACCACCATCTGCAGCAGCTTTCGCTGAGCTACTTCGACACCCACCGCGTCGGGCCGATCCTGTCCACGCTCACCGACGACGTCGACACCATCCAGGATTTCGCGTCGGCGTCGACGCTGGGCATCGCCACCGACCTGCTGACCATCCTCGGCATGCTGGGCCTGATGCTGTGGCTGCAGTGGGATTTCACGCTGGTCGCGCTGGCGGTGGCACCGCTGCTGCTGTTGTTCGTCTCCCGGATCCGCAAGGCGGTCAAGGCGGCCACGCACGAGGTGCGCCGACGGGAATCGGACATCGTCGCGGTCGCCGAGGAGGGGTTGCAGTCGATCCGGGTGGTCAAGGCCTTCGACCGGGAAGCCCTGCAGGAGAAGCAGTTGGCCGCCGCGGGCCAGGAGGCCGTCGACGCCGCGCTCAACGCGCGGAGGGTCAAGTCGGTGGTGTCGCCGATCGTCGCCGTCGTCGTCGCCGCGTGTACCGCCCTGGTGCTGTGGCGCGGGTCGGCGCTGATCCTCGCCGGCGCGATGACCGCCGGCACGCTCACCGTGTTCATCAGTTATCTGGCGTCGTTCTTCAAACCGGTTCAGGACCTGGCGAAGCTGACCAACACGATCGCGATGGCCGCCGTCGGTGTGGAGCGCGTGGCGGCCCTGCTCGACGCCGAGACGAGCATCGTGGAGAAGCCCGACGCCGTCGACGCCGCCCGGATCAAGGGCGCGGTGCGGTTCGACAAGGTGGCGTTCAGCTACGACGGCGAGAAACCGGTGCTGCGCGACGTCACGTTCGACGTCGCGCCGGGCCAGCTCGTCGGCATCGTCGGACACACGGGCAGCGGGAAATCCTCTCTGGTGAGCCTCATTCCGCGGTTCTACGACCCGTCGATGGGCTCGGTGCAGATCGACGGTGTCGACCTGCGGGACTACAAGCTGCACGAGCTGCGCCAGCAGGTCGGCTACGTGCTGCAGGACACGGTGCTCTTCCGCGGAACGGTGCGGGACAACATCGCCTTCGGTCGGCCCGACGCCTCGCACGAGGAGATCGTCGAGGCGGCGAAACTGGCCAACGCGCACGATTTCATCTCCGACATGCCGCAGGGCTACGACAGCGCCGTGGGGGAGCGCGGGATGACGCTGTCGGGCGGGCAGCGCCAGCGCATCGGGATCGCCCGCGCACTGATCCGCAACAGTCCGATCCTGATCCTCGATGAGCCGACCGCGGCGCTCGACGCCCAGTCCGAGCATCTGGTGATGACCGCACTGCAGCGGTTGATGAGCGACCGCACGGTGATCACGATCGCCCACCGGCTCTCCACGATCCGCGACGCCGACAAGATCGTGGTGCTCGAGGAGGGGCGCGTGGTGGAGGAGGGCACCCACGACGAGCTGCTCGAGCGCAACGGCAGATACGCTGAGCTCCACCGCATCCAGTACGAGGACCAGACGCCGTGA
- a CDS encoding DUF4331 family protein, whose protein sequence is MSNHFTGLSLGPPLGDQRLDLCDLYAFQSPTDDARTVLILNANPNADALHPDAVYRLAIDTDGDLLNDIAFSFVFSEPQDGRQTVDVYLARGAESRDPEPVGEKIFSAVEVSFAAEPNIVRAGDITFAAGARSDAFFFDFDGIKALFDTSGKRNFTEPHLGDLGGASPWTGEDSNLTANVCSMALEIPTSMLEATGPIRIWGRCSVRENGTLRHVDRAGHPSVSSFFNTDDTKLEYNASEPVDDWDRWLDQFVHLLGHTGGYSREDAVEVIEAEGTLPDMLTFDPGLPARYPNGRTFTDDVIDYRLAFLTKNECPPSGLSPHTDTLTEFPYLGPPHS, encoded by the coding sequence ATGTCCAACCATTTCACCGGACTGAGCCTCGGACCGCCCCTAGGCGATCAACGTCTGGATCTCTGCGACCTCTATGCGTTCCAGTCCCCGACCGATGATGCGCGAACGGTGTTGATCCTCAACGCCAATCCGAACGCCGACGCTCTGCACCCCGACGCGGTGTACCGGCTCGCGATCGACACCGATGGCGACCTGCTCAACGACATCGCGTTCAGCTTCGTCTTCTCCGAGCCGCAGGACGGCCGGCAGACGGTGGACGTCTACCTGGCCCGCGGCGCGGAGTCCCGGGATCCCGAGCCGGTCGGCGAGAAGATCTTCTCGGCGGTCGAGGTGTCGTTCGCCGCCGAGCCCAACATCGTCCGAGCGGGCGACATCACCTTCGCCGCCGGCGCCCGCAGCGACGCGTTCTTCTTCGACTTCGACGGCATTAAGGCGCTTTTCGACACGTCGGGCAAGCGCAACTTCACCGAACCGCACCTGGGCGATCTCGGCGGCGCGTCGCCGTGGACGGGCGAGGACTCGAACCTGACGGCCAACGTCTGCTCGATGGCGCTCGAGATCCCGACCAGCATGCTGGAGGCGACTGGGCCGATCCGGATCTGGGGACGGTGCAGCGTGCGGGAGAACGGCACCCTGCGGCACGTCGACCGGGCCGGCCACCCGTCGGTCAGCAGCTTCTTCAACACCGATGACACGAAGCTCGAGTACAACGCCAGCGAGCCGGTCGACGACTGGGACCGCTGGCTCGACCAGTTCGTCCACCTGCTCGGGCACACCGGCGGCTACAGCAGGGAGGACGCCGTGGAGGTGATCGAGGCGGAGGGGACGTTGCCGGACATGCTGACGTTCGATCCGGGGCTGCCCGCGCGATATCCGAACGGCCGGACGTTCACCGACGACGTCATCGACTACCGGCTGGCGTTCCTCACGAAGAACGAGTGCCCGCCCTCGGGCCTGTCACCGCACACCGACACCCTGACCGAATTCCCGTACCTGGGCCCGCCGCACTCCTAG
- a CDS encoding aldo/keto reductase, which produces MGMSEYYGASDWDTSIATLRHALDIGVTLFDTADQYGAGHNEVLLGRGIVGRRDDVQIATKFGIDRSGGDENRVHRGDPPYVKRSCDASLLRLGVDHIDLYYLHRPPDNALIEDTVGAMAELVKDGKVRYLGLSEVSGELLRRAHAVHPIAAVQSEYSLWTREVEEVTPVMAELGIGLVPYAPLGRGFLTGAVQTATLDANDFRARNPRFTGDAGQQNQAIADTVRAVADRLGVLPAQVALAWVSAQSERLGVPVVPIPGTRHASRLEENVAALDVVLDDDALAELQPLSDLVQGGRYPDRGAR; this is translated from the coding sequence ATGGGGATGAGTGAGTACTACGGAGCCTCGGACTGGGACACCAGCATCGCCACTCTCCGGCACGCCCTCGACATCGGCGTCACGCTGTTCGACACCGCCGACCAGTACGGCGCGGGCCACAACGAGGTCCTGCTCGGCCGCGGGATCGTGGGCCGACGCGACGACGTCCAGATCGCCACGAAGTTCGGCATCGACCGCAGCGGCGGCGACGAGAACCGCGTCCACCGCGGCGACCCGCCGTACGTCAAACGGTCCTGCGACGCGTCGCTGCTACGGCTGGGTGTCGACCACATCGACCTCTACTACCTGCACCGGCCGCCGGACAACGCCTTGATCGAGGACACCGTCGGTGCGATGGCCGAGCTGGTGAAGGACGGCAAGGTCCGCTACCTGGGGCTCAGCGAGGTCAGCGGTGAGCTGCTGCGCCGAGCCCACGCCGTGCACCCGATCGCGGCGGTGCAGAGCGAGTACTCGCTGTGGACGAGAGAGGTCGAGGAGGTCACCCCGGTGATGGCCGAGCTGGGCATCGGCCTGGTGCCGTACGCGCCGCTGGGCCGCGGGTTCCTGACCGGCGCGGTGCAGACCGCGACGCTGGACGCCAACGACTTCCGCGCCCGCAATCCGCGGTTCACCGGTGACGCCGGGCAGCAGAACCAGGCCATTGCGGACACGGTCCGCGCCGTCGCCGACCGGCTCGGGGTGCTGCCCGCGCAGGTCGCGCTGGCGTGGGTGTCGGCCCAGTCGGAGCGTCTCGGCGTGCCGGTGGTGCCGATCCCCGGGACCCGCCACGCGAGCCGGCTCGAGGAGAACGTCGCCGCCCTCGATGTGGTGCTGGACGATGACGCCCTCGCCGAGCTGCAACCCCTCAGCGACCTGGTGCAGGGCGGGCGTTACCCCGACCGCGGCGCGCGCTAG
- a CDS encoding YajQ family cyclic di-GMP-binding protein — MADSSFDVVSKVDRQEVDNALNQAAKELSTRFDFRGTDTTIAWKGDEVIELVSSTEERLKAAVDVFKEKLVRRDISMKAFDAGDPQPSGKTFRLTGTLKQGISSEDAKKITKLIRDEGPKGVKAQIQGEEIRVSSKKRDDLQAVQALLRGADLDVALQFVNYR; from the coding sequence ATGGCGGATTCATCGTTCGACGTCGTCAGCAAGGTCGACCGGCAGGAGGTCGACAACGCGCTCAACCAGGCCGCCAAGGAGCTGAGCACCCGCTTCGACTTCCGCGGCACCGACACCACCATCGCCTGGAAGGGCGACGAGGTGATCGAGCTGGTGAGCTCCACCGAGGAACGGCTCAAGGCCGCGGTCGACGTGTTCAAGGAGAAACTGGTCCGCCGCGACATCTCGATGAAGGCGTTCGATGCCGGCGACCCGCAGCCCAGCGGCAAGACCTTCCGGCTCACCGGCACCCTCAAGCAGGGCATCTCCAGCGAGGACGCCAAGAAGATCACCAAGCTCATCCGCGACGAAGGCCCCAAGGGCGTCAAGGCCCAGATCCAGGGCGAGGAGATCCGCGTCAGCTCCAAGAAGCGCGACGACCTGCAGGCGGTTCAGGCTCTGCTGCGCGGTGCCGACCTGGACGTCGCGCTGCAGTTCGTCAACTACCGGTGA